From a single Agrobacterium tumefaciens genomic region:
- a CDS encoding uracil-DNA glycosylase family protein has translation MAEMDQSMPGFDDGLDELRGEIGRCRICRDAPVRGMADRLPHEPRPVVVMSKKARILIAGQAPGLRVHETGLPFNDASGDRLRQWLNVDRETFYDPDRFTIVPMGFCFPGYDDKGSDLPPRRECAPAWRERVMAAMPQVELILAVGQYAQAFHLGERRRKTMTETVRDWRGYLHANSGPGTLPLPHPSWRNTGWLKKNPWFTQELLPVLRQHVEMRL, from the coding sequence ATGGCTGAGATGGATCAATCCATGCCGGGGTTTGATGATGGGCTGGATGAGTTGCGCGGTGAGATTGGCCGCTGCCGCATCTGTCGTGACGCGCCTGTCAGGGGCATGGCCGATCGCCTGCCGCATGAACCGCGGCCGGTGGTTGTCATGTCGAAGAAGGCCCGTATCCTGATTGCGGGGCAGGCGCCGGGGCTGCGTGTGCATGAGACGGGACTGCCCTTTAACGACGCTTCCGGTGACAGGCTTCGGCAATGGCTGAATGTCGACCGCGAGACCTTTTATGATCCCGACCGATTCACCATCGTGCCCATGGGCTTCTGTTTTCCGGGCTACGATGACAAGGGCAGCGACCTGCCGCCACGGCGTGAATGTGCGCCTGCATGGCGTGAGCGGGTGATGGCGGCGATGCCGCAGGTGGAGCTGATCCTTGCCGTCGGCCAATATGCGCAGGCTTTTCACCTGGGTGAGAGGCGGCGCAAAACCATGACCGAGACCGTCAGGGACTGGCGCGGCTACCTGCATGCCAATTCCGGCCCCGGCACTTTACCTCTGCCGCACCCCAGCTGGCGCAATACCGGCTGGCTGAAAAAGAACCCGTGGTTCACGCAAGAGCTGCTTCCGGTTCTGCGGCAACATGTGGAAATGCGGCTTTAG
- a CDS encoding thermonuclease family protein produces the protein MGRNGGRRRGFSAFRDGGLFLAAVFLGILIAAKLDQINSETYSGRFFVIDGDTLSKGEERFRLLGIDAPELSQTCRRGAETWPCGEEARRVLQRLVVAQNFSCSGSSRDRYGRLLVYCAAGGRDVSAEMVSAGFAVASGYFQFSGEQAAARRDARGIWAGEFEKPSEWRREHRAADIETPAAGFLTVIRHLLGWSHG, from the coding sequence ATGGGACGAAACGGAGGCAGGCGCAGGGGTTTTTCGGCGTTCCGCGACGGCGGGCTGTTTCTTGCCGCGGTTTTTCTCGGCATCCTCATCGCCGCCAAGCTCGACCAGATCAACAGCGAGACTTATAGCGGCCGTTTCTTCGTGATCGACGGCGATACGCTTTCAAAGGGTGAAGAACGGTTTCGCCTGCTCGGTATCGATGCGCCAGAACTGTCGCAGACATGCCGGCGCGGCGCCGAAACCTGGCCCTGCGGGGAGGAGGCGCGCCGTGTGCTGCAACGGCTGGTCGTGGCGCAGAATTTTTCCTGTTCCGGCAGTTCGAGGGACCGCTACGGGCGGCTGCTTGTCTATTGCGCCGCCGGCGGCAGGGATGTCTCGGCGGAAATGGTGTCGGCGGGTTTTGCCGTTGCCTCCGGTTATTTCCAGTTTTCAGGCGAACAGGCGGCGGCGCGCCGGGATGCGCGGGGCATCTGGGCGGGCGAATTCGAAAAGCCCTCCGAATGGCGGCGTGAGCACCGCGCAGCGGATATCGAGACACCGGCGGCGGGGTTCCTGACCGTCATCCGCCATCTTCTGGGATGGTCGCATGGCTGA
- the pdhS2 gene encoding two-component system sensor histidine kinase PdhS2, translating into MSKSVSTSTDKIIVDRSKKHRNKAVFDTVKTTRERLQQGAGGTEAYEREMLTMHIAETLQGAMFMPLFIVLASVIGLYITRDIGLIIWSLIALSFHAMALVLAKRAAKQEITPENLQHWKNLFLGMQILIGCAWAMFALAEPARNDPTLVLFFKGATLLIALSLTAMANFMLRRATFMTFLPVMAALCVTSAISRDPFDVGLALMFGMAILFCHRITSRLYQTSVKLLSSQTEKDDLIAELEVANSVSDEARRRAEEANLAKSRFLASMSHELRTPLNAILGFSEVMASEVLGPLNNPLYKEYSGDIHRSGQHLLDLINEILDLSRIEAGRYDLNEESISMLEIAEDCIGMIQLRARAKTIRISQQFESSLPQVWADEKSIRQVILNLLSNAVKFTPQGGEILVKAGWTAGGGQYVSIKDNGPGIPEDEIPVVLSAFGQGSIAIKSAEQGTGLGLPIVQAILAKHDGQFILKSKLREGTEGIAILPAKRVLQSLPAVEETHAIQPRRRSFA; encoded by the coding sequence ATGAGTAAAAGCGTCAGCACGTCCACCGACAAGATCATCGTCGACCGCTCGAAAAAACACCGCAACAAAGCGGTTTTCGACACGGTGAAGACGACGCGTGAACGCCTGCAGCAGGGTGCCGGCGGAACCGAAGCCTATGAACGCGAAATGCTGACCATGCACATCGCCGAGACCCTTCAGGGCGCGATGTTCATGCCGCTTTTCATCGTGCTCGCCTCCGTCATCGGTCTTTATATCACCCGCGACATCGGGCTGATCATCTGGTCGCTGATTGCGCTCAGCTTCCACGCCATGGCCTTGGTGCTGGCCAAGAGGGCGGCGAAGCAGGAGATCACGCCCGAAAATCTCCAGCACTGGAAAAATCTGTTCCTCGGCATGCAGATCCTCATCGGCTGCGCATGGGCCATGTTCGCACTGGCCGAACCGGCGCGCAACGACCCGACGCTTGTTCTCTTCTTCAAGGGCGCAACGCTGCTGATCGCGCTTTCGCTGACCGCCATGGCCAATTTCATGCTGCGGCGGGCGACTTTCATGACCTTCCTGCCGGTGATGGCGGCGCTGTGCGTCACCTCGGCCATCTCGCGTGATCCATTCGATGTCGGCCTTGCGCTGATGTTTGGCATGGCGATCCTCTTCTGTCATCGCATCACCAGCCGGCTCTACCAGACCAGCGTCAAGCTCCTCTCCTCCCAGACGGAAAAGGACGACCTGATCGCCGAACTCGAAGTCGCCAACTCGGTTTCGGATGAGGCGCGACGCCGCGCCGAAGAGGCCAATCTGGCCAAATCGCGCTTTCTGGCCTCCATGTCGCACGAACTGCGCACCCCGCTTAACGCCATTCTCGGCTTTTCCGAGGTCATGGCGTCAGAGGTGCTCGGCCCGCTCAACAACCCGCTCTACAAGGAATATTCCGGCGATATCCATCGCTCCGGACAGCACCTGCTCGATCTCATCAACGAAATCCTCGACCTGTCACGCATCGAGGCCGGTCGCTATGATCTCAATGAGGAATCCATCTCGATGCTGGAAATCGCCGAGGATTGCATCGGCATGATCCAGTTGCGGGCCCGCGCCAAGACGATCAGGATTTCACAGCAGTTCGAAAGCAGCCTGCCGCAGGTCTGGGCCGATGAAAAATCCATCCGCCAGGTTATTCTCAACCTTCTCTCCAATGCCGTGAAATTCACGCCGCAGGGCGGCGAAATTCTCGTGAAGGCCGGCTGGACGGCGGGCGGCGGACAATATGTGTCTATCAAGGACAATGGGCCGGGTATTCCCGAAGATGAAATCCCCGTGGTGCTGTCGGCCTTCGGTCAGGGATCGATCGCCATCAAGAGCGCCGAACAGGGAACCGGGCTTGGCCTGCCCATCGTTCAGGCCATTCTTGCCAAACATGACGGCCAGTTCATCCTGAAATCGAAGTTGCGCGAAGGCACAGAGGGCATCGCCATCCTGCCGGCAAAACGCGTGCTGCAGAGCCTGCCGGCCGTGGAGGAAACCCACGCCATCCAGCCGCGCCGACGGTCCTTCGCCTGA
- a CDS encoding diacylglycerol kinase, whose protein sequence is MDATPQKKQAEPAFRKEKGWRHLFAAARYSVQGLGRLWQEAAFRHEVLAFGVGLGLLLIVGAPFAHLLVFTVLMLLLFAVEALNTAIEELVDRISPEISSVGRHAKDLGSFAVFCLLMANGFFVLYSLVTTLFF, encoded by the coding sequence ATGGACGCGACGCCGCAAAAGAAGCAAGCTGAACCGGCATTCCGCAAGGAAAAGGGCTGGCGGCATCTTTTTGCCGCTGCCCGCTATTCCGTGCAGGGGCTGGGTCGGCTGTGGCAGGAGGCGGCCTTCCGGCATGAGGTTCTGGCCTTCGGCGTCGGGCTTGGCCTGCTTCTCATCGTCGGTGCGCCATTTGCGCATCTTCTCGTCTTTACTGTGCTGATGTTGCTGCTGTTTGCGGTCGAGGCGCTCAATACTGCGATCGAGGAACTGGTGGACCGCATCTCGCCGGAAATTTCCTCGGTCGGGCGACATGCCAAGGATCTCGGCTCCTTCGCGGTCTTCTGCCTTTTGATGGCGAACGGATTTTTCGTGCTTTATTCGCTGGTGACGACGTTGTTCTTCTAA
- the cobT gene encoding nicotinate-nucleotide--dimethylbenzimidazole phosphoribosyltransferase, producing the protein MSMSGLPFDDFRALLRELPGPDTHALVAAKERNAQLTKPAGSLGRLEEIAMWLAAWSGRPPAVTRPLVAIFAGNHGVTRHGVTPYPTSVTQQMVENFAAGGAAINQICVANDLGLKIFDLALDYPTGDITCEPALSERDCAATMAFGMEAIAGGTDLLCVGEMGIGNTTIAAAINLALYGGTAEEWTGPGTGSEGEVMARKIAAVKAAVEFHKDHLSDPLEIMRRLGGREIAAIAGAILAARVQRIPVLIDGYVATAAAALLKAANSSALDHCLIGHVSGEPGHLAAVEKLGKTPLLALGMRLGEGTGAALAAGIVKAAAACHSGMATFEAAGVDTRTSPRTDH; encoded by the coding sequence ATGAGCATGAGCGGATTGCCCTTCGATGATTTTCGCGCGCTGTTGCGTGAGCTTCCCGGCCCGGATACGCACGCGCTCGTGGCGGCAAAGGAGCGCAATGCGCAGCTGACCAAGCCCGCCGGTTCACTCGGCCGTCTGGAAGAAATCGCCATGTGGCTGGCCGCCTGGTCCGGCCGCCCGCCCGCCGTCACCCGTCCGCTGGTGGCGATTTTCGCCGGCAATCATGGTGTCACCCGCCACGGCGTCACGCCCTATCCGACATCCGTAACCCAGCAGATGGTGGAGAATTTTGCAGCCGGTGGCGCGGCGATCAACCAGATCTGCGTCGCCAACGATCTCGGCCTGAAGATTTTCGATCTGGCGCTTGATTATCCGACCGGCGACATCACCTGCGAGCCGGCCCTTTCGGAGCGCGACTGCGCCGCCACCATGGCCTTCGGCATGGAGGCGATTGCCGGCGGCACCGATCTTCTCTGCGTCGGTGAAATGGGCATCGGCAACACCACGATTGCAGCGGCGATCAATCTGGCGCTCTATGGCGGCACCGCGGAAGAATGGACCGGCCCGGGCACCGGTTCGGAAGGCGAGGTCATGGCCCGCAAGATCGCGGCGGTGAAGGCCGCTGTCGAGTTCCACAAGGACCATCTGTCCGATCCGCTGGAAATCATGCGCCGTCTCGGCGGACGCGAGATTGCGGCAATTGCCGGTGCCATTCTCGCCGCGCGCGTGCAGCGTATTCCGGTGCTTATCGATGGTTATGTGGCAACAGCGGCTGCCGCTCTCCTAAAGGCGGCCAATTCTTCGGCGCTCGATCACTGCCTGATCGGCCATGTCTCGGGTGAACCCGGCCATCTGGCCGCCGTCGAAAAGCTTGGCAAGACGCCGCTTCTGGCGCTTGGCATGCGGCTGGGCGAAGGCACGGGTGCGGCACTTGCCGCCGGCATCGTCAAGGCTGCCGCCGCCTGCCATTCCGGCATGGCGACTTTCGAAGCGGCGGGTGTGGACACCCGCACCAGCCCCCGTACCGATCATTGA
- a CDS encoding adenosylcobinamide-GDP ribazoletransferase has translation MKARDFITDVMHSVAFLSRLPVPSRFFENADGVSMRRTARAFPAAGLLIALPAAFLVVIFAAFDASPQLTGWLAIALTALLTGALHEDGLADMADGFGAGKDKARTLEIMKDSRIGSYGTIAMVLSFALRATALASLIETLPAKTAAAGLIAALVMSRALMVWHWQALPAAKTSGIAAGAGQPGDSERNIALAIGLLVFILFTLHALPILSIALVLAATILATVLFGRLCDRKIGGHTGDTIGACQQITEIVTLVALALAA, from the coding sequence ATGAAGGCCCGGGATTTTATAACAGATGTCATGCATTCCGTTGCCTTTCTCAGCCGCCTGCCGGTTCCTTCGCGGTTTTTCGAAAATGCCGATGGTGTGTCGATGCGCCGCACCGCCCGCGCCTTTCCCGCCGCCGGCCTGCTGATCGCCCTGCCCGCGGCTTTTCTGGTGGTGATTTTCGCCGCCTTCGATGCCTCGCCGCAGCTCACGGGCTGGCTCGCCATCGCCCTCACGGCGCTTCTGACAGGAGCACTGCACGAAGACGGGCTGGCCGACATGGCCGATGGTTTCGGCGCAGGCAAGGACAAGGCGCGCACGCTTGAGATCATGAAGGACAGCCGCATCGGCAGCTATGGCACCATCGCCATGGTGCTGTCCTTCGCGCTGCGTGCCACGGCGCTCGCATCGCTGATCGAGACACTTCCCGCAAAAACTGCCGCCGCCGGCCTGATCGCCGCACTTGTCATGAGCCGCGCCCTGATGGTGTGGCACTGGCAGGCCCTGCCCGCCGCCAAAACCTCCGGCATCGCCGCCGGCGCCGGCCAGCCCGGAGACAGCGAGCGCAATATCGCCCTGGCGATCGGGCTGCTGGTCTTCATTCTCTTCACGCTGCACGCTTTGCCCATTCTGTCGATTGCACTTGTGCTCGCCGCAACCATTCTGGCGACGGTGCTGTTCGGCCGACTGTGCGACAGGAAGATCGGCGGCCACACCGGCGATACGATCGGCGCCTGCCAGCAGATCACGGAGATCGTTACTCTCGTCGCCCTTGCCCTTGCGGCGTAA
- a CDS encoding DUF1289 domain-containing protein — translation METPCIHICRLNATSSLCIGCGRTLDEIGGWAGYSDEKRRTIMQALPQRLENLSETTRETHTA, via the coding sequence ATGGAAACACCCTGCATCCACATCTGCCGCCTCAACGCGACCAGCAGCCTCTGCATTGGCTGCGGCCGCACGCTGGATGAAATCGGCGGCTGGGCAGGCTATAGCGACGAGAAGCGTCGAACGATCATGCAGGCGCTGCCGCAAAGACTGGAAAATTTGAGCGAGACCACCAGGGAGACGCATACCGCATGA
- a CDS encoding TIGR02281 family clan AA aspartic protease, whose translation MNRLTIVLLLLAVGLGLLLINHDGGRTLGIDNDQFAQALYLVPIAGLLSVGILAGRRGGFGTVIRQLAVWLVIILGLVSLYLYRYDLQSFGDRLLGGLMPGRAVVVTTSGGEQEIVLHKSMSGHFEANVGVDGKTIHMLVDTGASSVVLANADAAEIGIDTGSLRYTVPVMTANGRTAAAPVTLSEIGIGPIVRRNIPALVAQDGQLGQSLLGMSFLSTLGSLQMQTDELRLRDR comes from the coding sequence ATGAACAGGCTGACCATCGTTCTCCTTCTCCTCGCCGTGGGCCTCGGCCTGCTTCTCATCAATCACGATGGTGGCCGCACACTCGGCATCGACAATGATCAATTCGCACAGGCTCTCTATCTCGTGCCCATTGCCGGCCTCCTGTCGGTCGGCATCCTGGCCGGAAGACGGGGCGGCTTCGGCACCGTCATCCGCCAGCTTGCCGTCTGGCTCGTCATCATCCTCGGCCTCGTCTCGCTTTATCTCTATCGCTACGACCTGCAATCCTTCGGCGATCGCCTTTTGGGCGGCCTGATGCCGGGCCGCGCCGTGGTGGTAACGACATCAGGTGGCGAACAGGAGATCGTGCTGCACAAATCGATGAGCGGCCATTTCGAGGCGAATGTCGGCGTTGATGGCAAGACCATCCACATGCTCGTCGATACCGGCGCAAGCTCCGTGGTGCTGGCCAATGCCGACGCCGCCGAAATCGGTATCGACACGGGCAGCCTGCGCTATACCGTACCGGTCATGACCGCAAATGGCCGCACGGCAGCAGCCCCCGTCACCCTGTCGGAAATCGGCATCGGCCCGATCGTGCGCCGCAACATCCCCGCCCTCGTCGCGCAGGATGGCCAGTTGGGCCAAAGCCTGCTCGGCATGAGCTTCCTGTCGACGCTCGGTTCGCTACAGATGCAGACGGACGAGTTACGGTTGCGGGATCGATAA
- the ribB gene encoding 3,4-dihydroxy-2-butanone-4-phosphate synthase — MTIAKIEDAIEAISRGEMVIVVDDEDRENEGDIIAASDSITPQQIAFMMNHARGLVCVAMPGERLDALDIPLMVSRNTESLKTAFTVSVDYIPGTTTGISAADRAETVRALVSEGSRPEDFARPGHIFPLRANPQGVLGRTGHTEAAVDLCRLAGKYPSGTICEVANDDGTMARLPQLEVFAERHGLLVVTIKDLVAYLKGEVVDDVVQKQVA; from the coding sequence ATGACCATTGCTAAAATTGAAGACGCGATCGAAGCCATTTCCCGTGGCGAGATGGTGATTGTGGTTGACGATGAAGACCGCGAAAACGAAGGCGATATCATCGCCGCTTCCGACAGCATCACTCCGCAGCAGATCGCTTTCATGATGAACCATGCGCGCGGGCTGGTGTGCGTCGCCATGCCGGGCGAACGTCTGGATGCGCTCGACATTCCGCTGATGGTGTCGCGCAATACCGAATCCCTCAAGACGGCATTCACCGTCTCGGTGGACTATATTCCCGGCACCACGACAGGCATTTCCGCCGCCGACCGGGCAGAGACCGTGCGTGCGCTGGTTTCAGAGGGTTCGCGCCCGGAAGACTTCGCCCGTCCCGGCCATATCTTTCCGCTGCGCGCCAATCCGCAAGGCGTCCTTGGCCGCACTGGCCATACGGAAGCAGCCGTGGACCTCTGCCGCCTTGCCGGCAAATACCCCTCCGGCACCATCTGCGAAGTCGCCAATGACGACGGCACCATGGCCCGCCTGCCCCAGCTCGAAGTCTTCGCCGAACGTCACGGCCTGCTCGTCGTGACGATCAAGGACCTCGTTGCTTACCTCAAGGGCGAGGTTGTCGACGATGTGGTGCAGAAGCAGGTTGCTTGA
- a CDS encoding SDR family oxidoreductase has product MSTITLNAPKLFDLSGQVALVTGAGSGIGQRIAMGLAQSGANVALLDRRTDDGLAQTADFIAKAGRKSIQIAADVTSKEALIDAVARTEAELGALSLAVNAAGIANANPAEEMEESQFQTMMDINLKGVFLSCQAEANAMLKNGRGSIVNIASMSGVIVNRGLMQCHYNASKAGVIHMSKSMAMEWVGRGIRVNTISPGYTATPMNTRPEMVHQTKLFEEQTPMQRMAGVDEMVGPAIFLLSDAASFVTGVDLLVDGGFCCW; this is encoded by the coding sequence ATGTCCACCATCACCCTCAACGCGCCGAAACTGTTCGATCTTTCCGGCCAGGTGGCGCTTGTCACCGGCGCCGGCTCCGGCATCGGCCAGCGCATCGCCATGGGGCTTGCCCAGTCCGGCGCCAATGTCGCGCTGCTCGATCGCCGCACCGATGACGGTCTGGCGCAGACGGCGGATTTCATCGCCAAGGCCGGGCGCAAGTCGATCCAGATTGCGGCTGATGTGACCAGCAAAGAAGCGCTGATCGATGCGGTTGCCCGCACTGAGGCAGAACTTGGTGCGCTGTCGCTCGCGGTCAATGCCGCCGGCATCGCCAACGCCAATCCGGCCGAGGAGATGGAGGAAAGCCAGTTCCAGACGATGATGGACATCAACCTGAAGGGCGTTTTCCTCTCCTGCCAGGCGGAAGCCAATGCCATGCTGAAGAACGGTCGTGGTTCGATCGTCAATATCGCCTCCATGTCTGGCGTCATCGTCAATCGCGGGCTGATGCAATGCCATTACAACGCTTCGAAGGCCGGCGTCATCCACATGTCGAAATCCATGGCGATGGAGTGGGTGGGGCGCGGCATCCGCGTCAACACCATCTCGCCGGGTTACACGGCGACGCCAATGAACACGCGGCCGGAAATGGTGCACCAGACCAAGCTCTTCGAAGAGCAGACGCCGATGCAGCGCATGGCAGGCGTCGATGAAATGGTCGGCCCGGCGATCTTCCTGCTGTCTGACGCCGCGAGCTTCGTGACGGGCGTGGACCTGCTGGTGGATGGTGGTTTCTGCTGCTGGTAA
- a CDS encoding sugar ABC transporter ATP-binding protein yields MREPVLSLRGISKRYGPLEVLKAVDLDVYPGEVVALLGENGAGKSTLSGIIAGSREPSEGKMTWLGQPYAPSSPREAIDKGVVLIHQELKLLPELSIAENVFIGRWPMKNGVVDRAEMVRRAQQQLARLNLHIPATRKVAGLSTANQQLIEIAKALALDAKLLILDEPTAALGGAETQALFEQVRKLRAEGVGIIYISHRMEEIKQITDRIVVLRDGERVHEFADSATPVRTIVESMVGRSLERLFPALPEPQDKMVLEVKGLTGADNAFRDISFGVRAGEILGIAGLIGAGRTELVRAISGADPTSAGEVLLDGKVLTLKSPADAIARGIVMVPEDRKLQGLVVEHEIGENLIYANLDRVGTGWITPRIKRAFTREAIAKFGVKGRSEQPASDLSGGNQQKVVIAKWLARNPRVVVLDEPTRGIDVGARAGIYDIIVGLAKDGVAVIVVSSDLEEVLGVSNRILVLAQGKQAGILNRDEANDVSVMELATI; encoded by the coding sequence ATGCGCGAGCCGGTTCTTTCGCTCCGTGGCATCAGCAAACGTTACGGTCCGCTTGAGGTTCTGAAAGCCGTCGATCTCGACGTCTATCCGGGCGAAGTGGTGGCCTTGCTGGGTGAAAACGGTGCGGGCAAATCCACGCTGTCAGGCATCATCGCCGGTTCGCGTGAGCCGTCCGAAGGCAAGATGACATGGCTTGGGCAGCCCTATGCGCCGTCGTCCCCGCGTGAAGCGATCGACAAGGGTGTCGTTCTGATCCATCAGGAACTGAAGCTTCTGCCGGAACTTTCCATTGCCGAAAATGTCTTCATTGGCCGCTGGCCGATGAAGAATGGCGTTGTCGACCGCGCCGAGATGGTGCGCAGAGCACAGCAGCAGCTGGCGCGCCTCAACCTGCACATTCCCGCGACCCGCAAGGTGGCCGGTCTCTCGACTGCGAACCAGCAGTTGATCGAAATCGCCAAGGCGCTGGCGCTCGACGCCAAGCTCCTGATCCTCGACGAGCCGACGGCGGCACTTGGCGGTGCGGAAACGCAGGCGCTGTTCGAGCAGGTGCGCAAGCTGCGCGCCGAGGGCGTGGGCATCATCTATATTTCCCACCGCATGGAAGAGATCAAACAGATCACCGACCGCATCGTCGTGTTGCGCGACGGCGAACGGGTGCATGAATTTGCCGATAGCGCGACTCCGGTGCGCACCATCGTCGAAAGCATGGTCGGCCGCTCGCTGGAGCGCCTGTTCCCGGCGTTGCCGGAACCGCAGGACAAGATGGTGCTGGAGGTCAAGGGGCTGACCGGCGCGGACAATGCTTTCCGCGACATCAGCTTCGGCGTTCGTGCCGGTGAAATCCTCGGCATTGCCGGGCTGATCGGCGCGGGACGCACCGAACTGGTGCGGGCTATTTCCGGTGCCGATCCGACGAGTGCGGGTGAGGTGTTGCTGGACGGCAAGGTGCTGACGTTGAAAAGCCCGGCGGATGCCATCGCCAGGGGCATCGTCATGGTGCCGGAAGACCGCAAATTGCAGGGGCTGGTGGTGGAGCACGAGATCGGTGAAAACCTGATCTATGCCAATCTCGACCGCGTCGGCACCGGCTGGATCACGCCACGCATCAAGCGCGCCTTTACCAGGGAAGCAATCGCCAAATTCGGCGTCAAAGGCCGCAGCGAACAGCCGGCATCCGATCTTTCCGGCGGCAACCAGCAGAAGGTGGTCATTGCCAAGTGGCTTGCCCGCAATCCGCGCGTGGTGGTGCTGGACGAGCCGACCCGCGGCATCGATGTCGGCGCACGGGCGGGCATCTACGATATTATCGTCGGTCTGGCGAAAGACGGCGTCGCCGTCATCGTCGTCAGCTCCGATCTGGAAGAGGTGCTGGGCGTTTCGAACCGCATCCTCGTGCTTGCGCAGGGAAAACAGGCCGGCATCCTCAACCGCGACGAAGCAAACGACGTCTCGGTCATGGAACTGGCGACCATCTGA
- a CDS encoding sugar ABC transporter substrate-binding protein, whose protein sequence is MKFSRILLTSAALLALSLGQANAAEVKKIGLAVANLQANFFNQIKQAVEAEAKTRGIAVVTVDAKGDGPTQVNQIQDLLTQNIDALIYIPAGAAAATVPVKLAKAAGVPVINIDRNADGAPGDTFLATDSVASAKSVCDYIIKQAGGSGKMVIIHGQKGTTPEVDRTKGCMESVNANSGVKIVAEQWSNMWSQDEGFQIMQNILQANPDVSIVFAQADGLALGAAQAIKVANPSQKIVVGGFDGDTAALEALKNGVFDVTATQQTQKMGRMAVEMAVKIVGGEKVPAVQLSDATLTTKENVEGFIANHP, encoded by the coding sequence ATGAAATTTTCACGCATTCTGCTGACATCCGCTGCCCTTCTCGCCCTGTCGCTCGGCCAGGCCAATGCCGCCGAAGTCAAGAAGATCGGCCTTGCCGTCGCCAATCTGCAGGCGAACTTCTTCAACCAGATCAAGCAGGCCGTCGAAGCCGAAGCCAAGACGCGCGGCATTGCCGTCGTCACCGTTGACGCCAAGGGTGACGGCCCGACGCAGGTGAACCAGATTCAGGATCTGCTGACCCAGAATATCGATGCGCTGATCTATATTCCGGCCGGTGCCGCTGCCGCGACCGTTCCGGTGAAGCTTGCGAAAGCCGCCGGCGTTCCGGTCATCAACATCGACCGCAATGCCGATGGCGCGCCGGGCGATACCTTCCTCGCCACCGATTCCGTCGCTTCCGCCAAGTCGGTTTGCGATTACATCATCAAGCAGGCCGGCGGTTCGGGCAAGATGGTCATCATCCATGGCCAGAAGGGCACGACACCGGAAGTGGACCGCACCAAGGGCTGCATGGAATCGGTAAACGCCAATTCCGGCGTGAAGATCGTTGCCGAACAGTGGTCCAACATGTGGAGCCAGGACGAAGGCTTCCAGATCATGCAGAACATTCTGCAGGCGAACCCCGACGTTTCCATCGTCTTTGCGCAGGCCGACGGGCTGGCACTCGGCGCGGCACAGGCGATCAAGGTTGCCAACCCTTCGCAGAAGATCGTCGTTGGCGGTTTCGATGGCGACACGGCAGCCCTTGAGGCGCTGAAGAACGGCGTGTTCGACGTGACCGCGACACAGCAGACCCAGAAGATGGGCCGCATGGCTGTCGAGATGGCCGTCAAGATCGTCGGCGGCGAGAAGGTTCCGGCCGTGCAGCTCTCCGATGCGACGCTGACGACCAAGGAAAATGTCGAAGGCTTCATCGCCAACCACCCCTGA